A stretch of Colletotrichum lupini chromosome 2, complete sequence DNA encodes these proteins:
- a CDS encoding fungal specific transcription factor, whose protein sequence is MEFLTRHDGSTSQANDELGEESTARGETADILRGRLGYTGGLAAWEVENSSIPALGSVSFDFCIYLQGVLRLNSNGIENQQPSSTISVQPDHNKIKMGFLKSKPAKKTAAQAVGSDLLALKVLPENPAPWYRTKHLLLLNLTLLVPMLSSASVGFDGAMMNGLQTIKQWRGYFGSPSPSVLGTMNAVYPIGKIMGLIPTTYLADKYGRKVPMWIGFFLLLVGAALQGASTSLPMFIVSRWLLGAATAFIAQPAPILVTELAYPTQRGKISSLYNTFFFFGAILAAWSTYGTFRLTSTWSWRIPSILQGALPAIQFAFFYFVPESPRWLIAHGKTEQAREILTRYHAGGDASSPLVDYEVKEIEENVRLETEALRESSYLDLVKTAPNRRRTLIAVITGLGAQWSGSGVISYYLTLVLNTVGITETKDQALINGLLQVFNWFAAVFAGAMMVDRIGRRKLFLISTAGMLGCYIIWTILTSVFTNTKDERAGYAVVAFIFIYYFFYDIAWSPLLLSYPVEIFQYTLRGRGLTMSLGSTFVGLIIGQFCNPIGMANLGWKYYIVFCVILALLLLLIWLLFPETKGRSLEQIAEVFDGKNHAFGSSGVRSDKVDDEFVEVENTSTSAAQCHVHLPALLLSVPLSRDVSQLAGKPIARSGRVSIAHRRVTEVLSSPDCPIFLLSAARSMSSSFRGSCLCGGIEIQTSSTPLAVLSCFCIHCSKGAGGSHQIIAKFETQFVRVLSGSDLISNFTLADTSSGSPKEKSFCRTCGTPLWTTPSSAKGRYILIRTSLLEGGTELRPDSEIFVKFRPPWQQVVDGAVWRSSSGGLGTRCDPQTFNLSPSKHFIPNSAHSPQSLSILLDRSQSEIHDLNLDFPGHCGFRDKSPVIPSFVSSGKRLQSPAEEPIYPHALRPHVGGGKSSVMEHAQNICFALIHELPAQRVPCGNCWKRTDLRTGCTYTSETEKSFSGSSKLADASPGNPERAMPKIVHTPEANFAQPLMPPISRPAPSATPKSTTSSGPDLTRRGRVERHPITPSDASPSVVDSMTTVREDGMVTGEYFGSSSAGSFTNQIKAAIDARLGSSTENRSVRSSLFRSTLPLNGSGAGGQADYVLPARKQADHLTDLYWYYVDPLYPFLDRQRFEHSYRALFAGTSLDADERIFVSILNIIFALSTQLIESLPPDQRDSSSQEYFTRAQNLLQLSLWDTGSIELIQCLLIMSQYLQSTNNPHQTWMIVGSAVRIAQGLGLHLPETASELSNEPERDLFLSDTTLYAHGTSDLLTRMIAITHGRPAMISDQLASSVVLPSIPDTNVTSVDEVQLGAVQLHKLRYQAFFHKSLELYEVINHAVLAFYSSTSPLKSPTYPNGTGSKTQRSLDRTELDLGKALQLDQRLTKWEKSLPSFLTMAEPETTLDEVFRRQAVILRIRLLHARMLLLRPMLTRFCLSQCPETSQVHDDLSSRVVQQCAMVCVEAAQSLISFIVQFQQHDGTLGLLPAWWYRVFYIYTAATVLIAARLRPAVFSSLDISRSWNQAMALLHDHENLGPSPRRCAAALQILSTKMFQDQQPQSAALPSSDTSAAVPNITNEQQETFDMPFPYLAQDAAFDMDAITFDINDFSWLNSMPGSL, encoded by the exons ATGGAATTTCTCACCCGACACGACGGGTCGACCAGCCAAGCTAACGATGAACTTGGGGAAGAATCCACCGCCCGTGGGGAAACCGCAGACATTTTACGGGGTCGACTGGGGTACACAGGGGGGCTGGCCGCGTGGGAAGTTGAGAACTCCTCCATTCCGGCTCTTGGCAGTGTCTCTTTTGACTTTTGCATATATCTTCAAGGTGTCCTTCGACTCAACTCTAATGGCATCGA AAACCAACAGCCTTCCAGTACAATCTCAGTGCAGCCCGACCACAACAAAATCAAGATGGGCTTCCTCAAGTCAAAGCCAGCCAAGAAGACGGCTGCACAGGCCGTCGGGTCTGACTTGCTCGCA CTCAAGGTCCTGCCCGAAAACCCTGCACCATGGTATCGTACCAAGCACTTGCTTCTGCTGAACCTAACTCTACTGGTTCCCATGCTGTCGTCGGCTTCGGTCGGCTTCGATG GTGCCATGATGAACGGTTTGCAGACCATCAAGCAATGGCGCGGTTACTTTGGTAGCCCTAGCCCATCCGTGCTCGGAACGATGAACGCTGTGTATCCCATCGGCAAGATCATGGGCCTTATTCCGACTACATACCTGGCGGATAAGTACGGCAGAAAAGTGCCCATGTGGATTGGGTTCTTCCTTCTCCTCGTCGGAGCTGCCCTCCAGGGCGCAAGTACTAGTCTGCCCATGTTCATCGTCTCACGATGGCTTCTCGGTGCTGCTACTGCCTTCATTGCGCAGCCGGCACCTATTCTCGTGACCGAGCTTGCCTACCCGACCCAGCGAGGCAAGATCTCGAGTCTCTATAATACCTTCTTC TTCTTCGGAGCAATCTTAGCGGCTTGGTCAACCTATGGCACATTCCGACTGACCTCAACTTGGAGTTGGAGGATTCCGTCTATCTTGCAGGGAGCTCTTCCTGCGATCCAGTTCGCTTTCTTCTACTTCGTGCCTGAGTCTCCCAGATGGCTCATTGCCCATGGTAAAACCGAACAAGCCCGAGAAATTCTCACCCGCTACCACGCCGGCGGCGATGCGTCTTCGCCTCTCGTTGACTACGAGGTCAAGGAGATCGAGGAAAACGTCCGTCTCGAGACCGAGGCGTTGCGCGAGTCTTCGTACCTCGATCTCGTCAAGACGGCACCCAACCGTCGCCGTACGCTCATTGCTGTCATCACCGGTCTCGGAGCCCAGTGGTCTGGTTCTGGAGTTATCTCTTACTACCTCACGCTGGTTCTCAACACCGTCGGAATCACCGAGACTAAGGATCAGGCCCTCATCAACGGCCTGCTTCAGGTGTTCAACTGGTTCGCGGCCGTGTTTGCTGGCGCCATGATGGTTGACCGGATTGGTCGCCGCAAGCTCTTCCTCATTTCGACTGCTGGTATGCTCGGATGCTACATCATCTGGACCATCCTCACCAGCGTCTTCACCAACACCAAGGACGAGCGAGCTGGCTACGCCGTGGTGGCTTTTATTTTCATCTACTACTTCTTCTACGATATCGCCTGGTCGCCCCTCTTGCTCTCATACCCGGTCGAGATCTTCCAGTACACTCTGCGTGGAAGGGGGTTGACAATGTCCCTGGGATCGACTTTCGTAGGTCTCATTATCGGACAGTTCTGTAACCCCATTGGAATGGCCAACTTGGGCTGGAAGTACTACATCGTCTTTTGCGTCATTTTGGCTCTTCTGTTGCTCTTGATCTGGCTTCTCTTCCCTGAGACCAAGGGCCGTTCGCTTGAGCAGATTGCCGAGGTGTTTGACGGCAAGAACCATGCCTTTGGCAGCAGTGGCGTTAGGAGCGACAAGGTTGATGACGAATTTGTTGAAGTTGAGAAT ACTTCGACGTCAGCCGCGCAATGCCACGTTCACCTACCGGCGCTTCTGCTTAGCGTCCCATTGTCTCGGGATGTATCCCAGCTGGCCGGAAAGCCAATCGCGCGTTCCGGCCGGGTTTCCATTGCACATAGAAGAGTGACTGAAGTCTTGTCAAGCCCCGACTGCCCAA TATTCCTTCTCAGCGCCGCCAGAAGTATGTCGTCCTCTTTTCGGGGTTCTTGCCTATGCGGCGGGATTGAGATCCAGACTTCGTCGACACCACTCGCTGTCCTCTCCTGTTTTTGCATTCATTGTAGCAAGGGTGCCGGTGGGTCGCACCAAATA ATTGCAAAGTTTGAGACTCAATTCGTCCGAGTCCTCTCAGGGAGCGATCTCATCTCCAACTTCACGTTGGCCGACACATCCAGTGGTTCTCCAAAAGAAAAGTCGTTCTGTCGCACTTGTGGAACCCCGCTGTGGACGACCCCCTCATCCGCAAAGGGGCGATACATACTCATCCGGACGAGCCTGTTGGAGGGCGG CACCGAACTGCGACCTGATTCGGAGATTTTTGTCAAGTTTCGGCCGCCTTGGCAGCAAGTGGTCGACGGAGCT GTATGGAGGAGTTCTTCAGGTGGCCTCGGAACTCGGTGTGATCCCCAGACTTTCAACCTTTCTCCATCCAAACATTTCATCCCGAACTCTGCACATTCTCCGCAATCTTTGTCTATCTTACTCGACCGAAGTCAATCCGAGATCCATGATCTGAATCTAGATTTCCCAGGCCATTGCGGCTTCCGAGATAAGTCGCCCGTCATTCCGAGCTTTGTCTCGTCTGGGAAGAGACTCCAGTCTCCGGCGGAAGAGCCCATCTACCCCCACGCTTTGCGCCCT CATGTCGGAGGAGGAAAGTCAAGTGTGATGGAGCACGCCCAG AACATCTGCTTTGCCTTGATTCATGAGCTGCCCGCGCAACGCGTGC CGTGCGGCAACTGCTGGAAGAGGACCGATTTGAGAACCGGCTGCACCTATACCTCCGAGACCGAGAAGTCGTTCTCAGGTAGTAGTAAACTTGCAGATGCAAGTCCAGGCAATCCCGAAAGGGCAATGCCCAAGATCGTCCACACGCCCGAGGCCAACTTTGCGCAACCCCTGATGCCTCCCATCTCTCGCCCGGCTCCGAGTGCGACGCCCAAGTCGACCACCTCCTCGGGTCCAGACCTCACAAGGCGAGGTCGAGTTGAACGGCACCCCATCACTCCTTCCGATGCTAGCCCTTCAGTTGTTGATTCCATGACCACGGTCCGCGAGGATGGCATGGTGACTGGCGAGTACTTTGGCAGTAGTAGTGCTGGGTCTTTCACGAACCAGATCAAAGCTGCCATTGATGCGAGGCTGGGCTCCTCGACAGAGAATAGGAGTGTGAGAAGCTCTCTTTTCCGTTCGACACTTCCTCTCAATGGCTCTGGTGCGGGAGGACAAGCCGATTATGTCCTGCCAGCCCGTAAGCAAGCTGATCACTTGACCGATCTCTACTGGTACTACGTTGATCCGTTGTATCCCTTCCTGGACCGACAGAGATTCGAGCATTCTTATCGAGCGCTGTTTGCTGGTACCTCCCTCGATGCCGATGAACGAATCTTTGTGAGCATCCTCAACATCATATTCGCACTTTCCACGCAGTTGATCGAGTCACTGCCTCCGGATCAGAGGGATTCCTCCAGCCAGGAATACTTCACTCGCGCACAGAACTTACTACAGCTGAGCCTTTGGGACACTGGCTCCATCGAGCTGATTCAGTGTCTGTTGATTATGAGCCAGTATCTCCAAAGTACAAATAATCCTCACCAGACGTGGATGATTGTCGGGTCTGCCGTGAGAATCGCTCAGGGCCTTGGCCTACATTTGCCAGAGACGGCATCAGAGCTCTCGAATGAGCCCGAAAGAGATCTC TTTCTTTCTGACACCACACTTTATGCGCATGGCACCTCTGACTTGTTGACTAGAATGATTGCCATCACACATGGACGCCCGGCGATGATCTCAGATCAATTAGCGTCAAGTGTGGTACTACCTTCGATCCCGGATACCAACGTCACCAGCGTCGACGAAGTACAGCTAGGTGCCGTTCAGCTTCACAAGCTTCGGTATCAGGCCTTTTTCCATAAGTCGCTCGAGCTCTACGAGGTTATCAATCACGCAGTCCTCGCGTTTTACTCGTCAACATCGCCGCTTAAGTCGCCTACCTACCCCAACGGCACTGGAAGCAAGACTCAGCGCTCCTTGGATAGAACAGAGCTAGATCTTGGGAAAGCTCTACAGCTTGATCAGCGCTTGACGAAATGGGAGAAGAGCTTGCCCAGCTTCTTGACTATGGCCGAGCCTGAGACTACTCTGGATGAGGTCTTCCGCAGGCAGGCGGTAATCCTGCGTATCAG GCTCCTTCATGCACGCATGCTGCTCCTCAGGCCTATGCTCACTCGATTCTGCCTTTCTCAGTGCCCGGAAACCTCCCAGGTCCATGATGACCTCTCATCTCGCGTCGTTCAGCAGTGCGCCATGGTCTGCGTAGAAGCCGCGCAAAGTCTCATCTCCTTCATCGTGCAATTCCAACAACACGATGGCACTCTCGGCCTACTCCCAGCCTGGTGGTACCGTGTCTTCTATATCTACACAGCCGCAACTGTGCTTATAGCAGCAAGACTACGACCCGCGGTCTTTTCTTCGCTCGACATCTCTCGCTCGTGGAATCAAGCGATGGCTCTGCTCCATGACCACGAGAACCTAGGGCCTTCTCCGCGGAGATGTGCCGCGGCGCTTCAGATCCTCTCAACCAAGATGTTCCAGGATCAGCAACCTCAATCAGCTGCTCTCCCAAGCTCGGATACCAGTGCAGCGGTGCCCAATATCACCAATGAGCAACAGGAGACCTTTGATATGCCTTTCCCTTACTTGGCGCAGGATGCAGCATTCGACATGGACGCAATCACGTTCGACATCAATGACTTCTCTTGGCTTAATAGTATGCCTGGAAGTTTATAA
- a CDS encoding 5-carboxymethyl-2-hydroxymuconate isomerase, producing the protein MSWNRLTRFVDDNDVEHFGEPEVQDEPEITSLLDKSDLWATIYDGASPVSSLAKGERVHVKALRPLLTPKDVPIIRCIGLNYVKHIKEGGRTPPPFPSLFIKPATSVAAWNEDVPIPKVAQDGTVDYEGELAFVIGKSGKNIPKENALEYVAGYLTANDVSARAWQRDPAKAGGVPQWCFSKGFDKFAPFSPVLVSPAVVGNASDLLLQTFVNGEERQHESTGDLLFGVEEIVSFLSQGTTLEAGTVVLTGTPSGVAMGMKPPKYLNDGDVVEVRISKLGSVKNKMVFE; encoded by the exons ATGTCTTGGAATCGTCTCACTCGCTTCGTTGACGACAACGACGTCGAGCACTTTGGCGAGCCTGAGGTGCAAGACGAACCAGAGATTACCTCGCTTCTTGACAAGAGTGACTTGTGGGCTACTATCTACGATGGTGCCAGTCCTGTCTCATCCCTGGCCAAGGGCGAGCGGGTGCATGTCAAGGCCCTGAGACCGCTCCTTACACCAAAGGACGTTCCGATCATTCGATGCATTGGCCTCAACTATGTTAAGCACA TCAAGGAGGGTGGCCGGACCCCACCTCCGTTCCCCTCACTCTTCATTAAGCCCGCAACATCAGTCGCTGCATGGAATGAGGACGTGCCGATCCCCAAGGTTGCACAGGACGGAACCGTTGATTACGAGGGTGAACTT GCCTTCGTAATTGGAAAGTCGGGCAAGAACATCCCCAAGGAAAACGCGTTGGAATATGTCGCTGGCTACCTCACCGCAAACGATGTATCAGCAAGAGCCTGGCAAAGAGACCCTGCAAAGGCTGGCGGCGTGCCCCAGTGGTGCTTCAGCAAGGGTTTCGATAAGTTCGCCCCCTTCAGCCCTGTTCTGGTCTCTCCGGCAGTGGTTGGCAACGCCAGCGACCTGTTGCTGCAGACCTTTGTCAACGGCGAGGAGCGACAGCACGAGAGCACGGGCGACTTGCTCTTCGGCGTGGAGGAGATTGTCAGCTTCCTCAGCCAAGGAACGACGTTGGAAGCCGGCACTGTGGTGTTGACTGGGACGCCGTCGGGTGTTGCTATGGGTATGAAGCCCCCGAAGTACTTGAATGATGGGGATGTGGTGGAGGtaaggataagtaagcttggCAGTGTAAAGAACAAGATGGTGTTTGAGTAG
- a CDS encoding gentisate 1,2-dioxygenase produces MDSPHEDDNRAKAMNDYLEELPSQHMEPLWSKMNVMVPPTPAPVAKPHMWKYADSLPLLHKAAEMVGEQQAERRVLMLVNPNMESPYTTDTIYGGLQIVNPGETAPAHRHIAFALRFIIDGEGFTAVEGKKMPLRRGDVVVTPTWHWHDHGNESDAPVIWLDALNLPLFRFTPVHFAEQYHESRYPSVFTETCEWRHPWDQVEAELKAQEGPYAIHHYTSHGKPLSPILGAQAERIDGNYTTKEVREQASFLYHCYEGQGRTIVEPPTGPRVVFKWTARDTFAIPAWSKIQHINEGSTTAYLVAVSDRPLLSSIGLIKPQS; encoded by the exons ATGGACTCCCCTCACGAGGACGACAACAGGGCCAAGGCCATGAACGACTATTTGGAAGAGTTGCCATCACAACACATGGAGCCTTTGTGGTCCAAGATGAACGTGATGGTCCCACCTACACCAGCACCCGTCGCCAAACCTCACATGTGGAAGTATGCCGACAGCCTCCCTCTTCTTCATAAGGCCGCAGAGATGGTTGGCGAACAGCAAGCGGAGAGGAGAGTGCTGATGCTGGTCAACCCCAATATGG AATCCCCTTACACAACAGACACCATCTATGGTGGACTTCAGATCGTCAACCCTGGCGAGACTGCTCCTGCGCACAGGCACATCGCGTTCGCACTCAGATTCATCATCGACGGTGAGGGCTTCACGGCTGTTGAGGGGAAGAAGATGCCCTTGAGACGTGGCGATGTTGTCGTGACGCCGACATGGCACTGGCATGACCATGGAAACGAGAGCGATGCGCCGGTTATCTGGCTCGATGCACTCAACCTGCCGCTCTTCAGATTCACCCCTGTACACTTTGCAGAGCAGTACCATGAGAGCCGTTACCCAAGCGT GTTCACGGAAACATGCGAGTGGAGACATCCGTGGGACCAAGTTGAAGCCGAGCTCAAGGCCCAGGAAGGCCCTTACGCCATCCACCACTACACAAGTCACGGCAAGCCCCTATCACCCATTCTCGGCGCGCAGGCCGAGCGCATCGACGGCAACTATACGACAAAGGAGGTTCGTGAGCAGGCTTCGTTCCTCTACCACTGCTATGAAGGCCAAGGCCGAACCATTGTGGAGCCGCCCACGGGACCCCGTGTGGTCTTCAAGTGGACTGCGCGAGACACATTTGCCATCCCTGCGTGGTCCAAGATTCAGCATATCAACGAGGGTTCTACTACGGCGTACCTTGTTGCTGTCAGTGACAGGCCATTGCTCAGCAGCATTGGGCTTATCAAGCCGCAATCATGA